The sequence TTTCAAAAGTCTGAGAAAAATACTCCTCCTCAAGGAGCTTTTTCTCTTCAAGTTTTTCCACCGGCAATTTGCGAAACAGCCAAAGTAAATCCTCAGTGCTCACAAACAACACCAAACTATCCTCTGCCAAATAAACCTCACGAATACACACCCGCAACTGCTCTTCCAAATCCAGCTCCCGCTCACGCACAGCTTTCATTTTATCAAACAGCGCCGCCTCGTCACGCTTAATCACCTCAAAAAAGCATAGTTCCTTCGAAGCATAATAAGTATAAAATGAACCCTTGCTCATCCGCACCCCGGCAACAATATCATCAACCGTCACCCGCCGGAGTCCCTTCTGACGAATCAACTCCATCGTCACCTCATAAATCGCATCGCGCACCTGCGTCCGCTCTACCTCACTCACTACTTTCGGCATTATTTCTCACCTCGGTTTTATTTTGACCAAAATACCATTAATAGTCGTTATAAATTATATGATACTCTTTTTCTTTTGGAAGTCAAGAAAAAAAAGCGCTGGTGTGCTCATCACAACGGCGCTTTCAAATTCCTCCCAAAAGTTATGCAGTTTTCAATTTCTTGCGGATGGAATTGATAGCCATCATGGTAAATGATACGACCGGTCCGATACAGATAACGCCAAGGAAAGTTCCGATACCAAATTGGGCACCCATGATGATTCCGAGAACGACCAAAGTTAAATCCAAAGCAATACGAACGTAACGGATATGAAACTTCGTTTTTTCTGCAAAGAAGGTCATTAGACACTCCAATGAAGAACCACCTAAATTAGCTGACAGGTAGATACCGATACCAATTCCTAAAAGCAATGGCCCGATAATCATGTCCAGATATGCAAACTGATAGATTGGTGCCAGGGTTACATCTCCAATGTTGATAATATTGATAAAGAAACCTATACCCAATCCATTGATAATGCTACCAATGCCTAAGTGTTTACGTTCCAGAAAAAACATAATCCCAATAACTACGACCGAGAATAATTGGCTGGCAGTTCCAAACTCAATTGGAACATAATTCATTATCCCTAATAAAAATGTACTGATTGGGTCAACACCCATGCCGCCCATTAAGAAAAACTTGATGCCGACAGCAGAAACAAACGTTCCGCCAATTACGACTAAGATGCGCAAAGTTAGTGATAAATATTTGTTCATCAAAAAGAAGCCTCCAAATTTAAGAACCGCCATTGATATGCCAAGCGCTCCTTTGATGTCATGTAAATTCATTATCCCAAATGAGGGAATTTGTGTCAAGTATGTCTCTATAAATTATATGATGTATATAATTGCTCCTTAACTTTCAACACTTTTTGGGGATTTACATTTCTAATTATTTCGGCAAGATCATTATTGTAAAAGAAATCAGTTTGGTAGATTTCTCTAGAAAGTTCACTGTCAGCTATAGATAAAGCAATTGACACATCCGTTCTCTTAAGCAGCTTACCACACTCTGCTGTTAAAGCTTTATGGTCAAAAGCATTTTTTGTGTACATAGTCATATTTTTCATTGAAGCACTTACCGGAAGGTATGGAGGATCTAAGTAGATAAATGATTTATTTAGATCCTCATCAGAAAAATTATTCAAAAACTCGATATAATCTTGATTATAAAATTGAACATTTTCAATTAATCTTTGAATTTCATCAAAATTACTCTCATTAAAATATATTTTTTCCCTCTTCCCAAATGGAACATTAAACTCTCCTCTACTATTTACTCTGTATACTCCATTAAATCCCGCTTGCATTAAAAACCAAAAGATACATGCACTTTCAATATTTTTATCATTAAAAGTATTATATCGTTCTCTTTGCAAATAGAAGAATTCAGTCTTTTCTTCCATATTCAAATTGCTGTAATATTCGATTATCTCTTTAAGTCTATTTTTTAGTTGGGCTCCATTTTCTTGTACTTCTTTATAGAAAATTATAATATCAGAGTTAAAATCATTAACATATATCGTATCAAAGTTTTTATATTTTAACACATTGCTCATAACAACGCCCGAACCTAGGAATGGTTCAATATATATATTCTTCGTGTCGAATGTTTCTAACATTTCTATGAGTAATTTTTTTTTTGATCCAGCCCATCTAAATATTGGCGACAAAACTTTTTCGCTCACAAAATTCACTTCCTTATGTTGTTAATATTTTAAATAGCTTCGTGTATTCTTCAAGTATTCTGTCTGCTAAATCGTTAGTACGAACATCAATATCTTTTGCCGAAAAAGTATTGTCATATTTACTTAAAAAATCTTTTACATTCCCTATCGAGCTTTGTTCATTATATTTGACTATTTTCCTTTCAATAGGGTATTCTCCAAAATCATCATGAGTTACTAATAAAATATTTCCTAAATTGAATCTATTAGTTATTGTGTCATCAGATTGGCAATGGATATGTTCAATAAATTCTTGATTGAAATCATTAAATAATACTTTAAAGATCCCTCTTGCAATCTTCTTTTCTTTTTTAGCTTCATCATTTATTTCCATTTCCAATAAGCT comes from Culicoidibacter larvae and encodes:
- a CDS encoding DNA adenine methylase; amino-acid sequence: MSEKVLSPIFRWAGSKKKLLIEMLETFDTKNIYIEPFLGSGVVMSNVLKYKNFDTIYVNDFNSDIIIFYKEVQENGAQLKNRLKEIIEYYSNLNMEEKTEFFYLQRERYNTFNDKNIESACIFWFLMQAGFNGVYRVNSRGEFNVPFGKREKIYFNESNFDEIQRLIENVQFYNQDYIEFLNNFSDEDLNKSFIYLDPPYLPVSASMKNMTMYTKNAFDHKALTAECGKLLKRTDVSIALSIADSELSREIYQTDFFYNNDLAEIIRNVNPQKVLKVKEQLYTSYNL
- a CDS encoding YczE/YyaS/YitT family protein, whose amino-acid sequence is MNKYLSLTLRILVVIGGTFVSAVGIKFFLMGGMGVDPISTFLLGIMNYVPIEFGTASQLFSVVVIGIMFFLERKHLGIGSIINGLGIGFFINIINIGDVTLAPIYQFAYLDMIIGPLLLGIGIGIYLSANLGGSSLECLMTFFAEKTKFHIRYVRIALDLTLVVLGIIMGAQFGIGTFLGVICIGPVVSFTMMAINSIRKKLKTA
- a CDS encoding TetR/AcrR family transcriptional regulator; the protein is MPKVVSEVERTQVRDAIYEVTMELIRQKGLRRVTVDDIVAGVRMSKGSFYTYYASKELCFFEVIKRDEAALFDKMKAVRERELDLEEQLRVCIREVYLAEDSLVLFVSTEDLLWLFRKLPVEKLEEKKLLEEEYFSQTFEMFGLDKENYDLLVWSNMISCLHFMAHKVMEVNNKMIPLEQLIAERRAAEISMGILIDGIVGYLIHGAKEA